CGCGTTGTTCGGCCGCGACGCCTGGTCGACCGAGACGTTCTGGGGCGAGCTGGCCGGGATTCCCGAGCGGCGCTGGTACCGCGTGGTCACGGACGCCACCGACGAGGTCGTCGGGTACGTCGGACTGGGTCTGAGCCCGCCGACCGGCGACGTCCAGACCGTCGCCGTCCGCGCGGACCGGCAGGGCCACGGCGTCGGTGGGGTCCTGCTCGACGCGCTGCTCGGCGAGGCCGGCGCCCGCGGCTGCGACGAGGTCCTCCTGGAGGTCCGGGCCGACAACGAGGCCGCGCTGGCCGTGTACCGCCGCCGGGACTTCACCACGATCGCCACCCGGCGGCGCTACTACGCCGACGGCACCGACGCGCTGATCCTGCGCCACGTCATCGCGGGCTGAGTGCGGGTCAGACGGGTCGTACCAGCAGCGTGATGGCCTTCCCGGCGACCCGGGTCAGCACGATCGTGGCTGCCGCATCCCCGGTCGCCCCGGCCAGCAGTTCGCCGCGCAGCTGGTCCGGGACGATCGCCAGGCCGCGCTTCTTGATGGTCAACGTGCCGACGCCCCGTTCCCGCAACGCCGCGCGCAGCCGGGCGGTCTTGGTCGGCAGCACGTCAAGGACCTCGTAGCTGCGGGCGAACGGGGTCGCCACCGCGGCATCGGTGGTCAGGTAGGCGATCCTCGGGTCGACCAGGCGCCCGTCGACCTCGGCGGCCAGTGCCCCGACCAGGTGGGCGCGGATCACGGCGCCGTCCGGCTCGTGCAGCCACCGCCCGACCGCCCCCACCGGCGGGGGCTCGTCCGCGGTGTCCGGCCCGGCCGCGGCCAGCGTGTGCCCGCCCGGCAGCAAGGACGCCCGGCGCCGCACCCCGGTACTCAGCGCGCCCGCGTAGAGCGCGGCCTCCTTGACCCCGTCGGGCAGCGAGACCCACTCGATCTCGACGTCGGCAGGGACGGCGGAGTGCCCGATCCCCGGCGCCACCTTCGCCGCGGCGGGTCGGCCTGCGGTGAGCAGGCCGGTCACGAACGACCACGGCGGGACGTAGGCCGCCGGGTCGAACACCCGGCCCCGGGCACCGCGCCGGGCCGGGTCGACGAACACCGCCGCGGCGTCCAGAGCCCGGGTCGTGGCGTCGCCGTTCTCGATCACCGCCCGGTCGGCGGTGTTGAGCCGGGCCGCCGCCGCGACCACCGGGTCCAACTCCACGCCGGTGGCCCGCAGTCCGGCGGCCGCGGCGGCCAGCAGGTCCGAGCCGATCCCGCAGCACAGGTCGAGCACCGTCGCCCCGGGGCCGAGGGCGCGGGCCAGGCGCGCGGCGCGATGCGCCGCCACCGTCGGGTGTGTGGCCTGCTCC
The nucleotide sequence above comes from Sporichthyaceae bacterium. Encoded proteins:
- the rimI gene encoding ribosomal protein S18-alanine N-acetyltransferase — encoded protein: MIGPEPPGPLPVGVARLRPARWWDIPAMAAIDAALFGRDAWSTETFWGELAGIPERRWYRVVTDATDEVVGYVGLGLSPPTGDVQTVAVRADRQGHGVGGVLLDALLGEAGARGCDEVLLEVRADNEAALAVYRRRDFTTIATRRRYYADGTDALILRHVIAG